The proteins below come from a single Aegilops tauschii subsp. strangulata cultivar AL8/78 chromosome 6, Aet v6.0, whole genome shotgun sequence genomic window:
- the LOC109774490 gene encoding COBRA-like protein 7, whose product MMDLGPGTPYNLQVANCCRGGVLSSLVQNSKAATSTFMMTVGNFAPSSDVGPQMPFNFSIGVPGYTCSNATVVPPSRTQIDKQRHIQALSWAFPRKMYFDGGECAMPPPDDYPPLPSASCDQLLSAVLRSLLAGLVLLFLLF is encoded by the exons ATGATGGACCTGGGCCCCGGCACGCCGTACAACCTTCAGGTCGCCAACTGCTGCCGGGGCGGTGTCCTGTCTTCACTCGTGCAGAACAGCAAGGCGGCCACATCGACGTTCATGATGACCGTCGGCAACTTTGCTCCTTCCAGCGACGTCGGCCCCCAGATGCCATTCAATTTCAGCATTGGGGTGCCAGGTTACACTTGCAGCAATGCCACAGTGGTGCCCCCATCCAGGACCCAGATTGACAAGCAGCGGCACATCCAGGCCTTGA GTTGGGCGTTCCCGAGGAAGATGTACTTTGACGGCGGTGAGTGCGCGATGCCACCACCTGACGACTACCCACCGCTGCCCAGCGCCAGCTGCGATCAGCTCCTCTCGGCAGTGCTGAGGTCACTGCTTGCGGGCCTCGTCTTGTTGTTTCTCCTGTTctag